A portion of the Streptomyces sp. NBC_01335 genome contains these proteins:
- the secD gene encoding protein translocase subunit SecD: MAAPKKGRGPAGGGQGRPGRSLALILIVMVALAGGMFLSGHTTPRLGIDLAGGTSITLQAKSQPGKPDAINETNMNTAVGIIERRVNGLGVSEAEVQTQGSSNIIVNIPKGTNSEQARKQVGTTAQLFFRPVLTVEAGGSDATPSASATPSGSASPSPSASASASAKATDGETAEDSGKSDSSPSPSATTQGRAVTGALTEDATPSASASAKATAAATDDAAATDTASPSASVDPATAKLQAEFAALDCSDPKQRAAAGQNAKDTDTIVACGSNTPGTYEKYVLGPAAVSGSDVDNAQGTFDQTAGQWIVSMEFTSGGAKKFNKITSTLSQQTSPMNQFAIVLDGEVVSAPSVASALSANAQISGSFTQQEAEDLGNILSYGALPLTFKEASVTTVTAALGGEQLQAGLIAGAIGLALVVIYLVAYYRGLATIALLSLLVSGILTYTIMALLGPGIGFALNLPAVCGAIVAIGITADSFIVYFERVRDEIREGRTLRPAIERAWPRARRTILVSDFVSFLAAAVLFVVTVGKVQGFAFTLGLTTVLDVVVVFLFTKPVMTLMGRTKFFSSGHPWSGLDPKRLGAKPPLRRSRRVNSSTDPKEA, encoded by the coding sequence GTGGCAGCACCGAAGAAGGGCCGAGGGCCGGCCGGTGGCGGTCAGGGAAGGCCGGGGCGTTCCCTGGCTCTCATCCTGATCGTCATGGTCGCGCTCGCTGGCGGGATGTTCCTGTCCGGCCACACCACTCCGAGACTGGGCATCGACCTGGCGGGCGGAACCTCGATCACGCTCCAGGCCAAGAGCCAGCCCGGCAAGCCGGACGCGATCAACGAGACCAACATGAACACCGCGGTCGGCATCATCGAGCGCCGTGTCAACGGTCTGGGTGTGTCCGAGGCCGAGGTTCAGACCCAGGGCTCCAGCAACATCATCGTGAACATCCCGAAGGGGACCAACTCCGAGCAGGCCCGGAAGCAGGTCGGTACGACCGCCCAGCTGTTCTTCCGGCCCGTTCTGACCGTCGAGGCCGGCGGCTCCGACGCCACCCCCTCGGCCTCCGCCACCCCCTCGGGCAGCGCCTCGCCGAGCCCCTCGGCGTCGGCTTCCGCTTCCGCGAAGGCCACGGACGGCGAGACGGCCGAGGACAGCGGGAAGTCCGACTCCTCGCCCTCGCCGAGCGCCACCACCCAGGGCCGCGCCGTCACCGGAGCGCTGACCGAGGACGCCACTCCGAGCGCCTCGGCCTCCGCGAAGGCGACCGCCGCCGCCACGGACGACGCCGCCGCGACCGACACCGCGTCGCCGAGCGCCTCCGTCGACCCGGCCACCGCGAAGCTCCAGGCCGAGTTCGCCGCGCTCGACTGCTCCGACCCGAAGCAGCGGGCCGCCGCCGGCCAGAACGCCAAGGACACGGACACGATCGTCGCCTGCGGTTCCAACACTCCGGGCACCTACGAGAAGTACGTCCTCGGCCCGGCCGCGGTCTCCGGCAGCGACGTCGACAACGCCCAGGGCACCTTCGACCAGACCGCCGGTCAGTGGATCGTGTCGATGGAGTTCACCTCCGGCGGCGCCAAGAAGTTCAACAAGATCACGTCGACGCTGTCCCAGCAGACCTCGCCGATGAACCAGTTCGCCATCGTCCTCGACGGCGAAGTGGTCTCCGCGCCCTCGGTCGCCAGCGCGCTCAGCGCCAACGCCCAGATCTCGGGCAGCTTCACCCAGCAGGAGGCCGAGGACCTCGGCAACATCCTGTCCTACGGTGCCCTGCCGCTGACCTTCAAGGAGGCGAGCGTCACCACGGTGACCGCCGCCCTCGGTGGTGAGCAGCTCCAGGCCGGCCTGATCGCCGGTGCCATCGGTCTGGCGCTGGTCGTCATCTACCTCGTGGCGTACTACCGCGGCCTCGCGACCATCGCGCTGCTGAGCCTCCTGGTCTCGGGCATCCTCACGTACACGATCATGGCCCTGCTCGGCCCGGGCATCGGCTTCGCGCTGAACCTGCCGGCGGTCTGCGGAGCCATCGTGGCCATCGGTATCACCGCCGACTCGTTCATCGTGTACTTCGAACGGGTGAGAGACGAGATCCGTGAGGGACGCACCCTGCGGCCCGCCATCGAGCGCGCCTGGCCGCGCGCCCGGCGCACCATCCTGGTCTCCGACTTCGTGTCGTTCCTCGCCGCCGCCGTGCTCTTCGTGGTCACCGTCGGCAAGGTCCAGGGCTTCGCGTTCACGCTCGGCCTCACCACCGTGCTCGACGTCGTCGTGGTGTTCCTCTTCACCAAGCCGGTCATGACGCTGATGGGCCGCACGAAGTTCTTCTCCAGCGGTCACCCGTGGTCCGGGCTGGACCCGAAGCGGCTCGGTGCCAAGCCGCCGCTGCGCCGCTCGCGTCGTGTCAACTCCTCCACCGACCCGAAGGAGGCGTGA
- a CDS encoding peptidylprolyl isomerase yields MVSSDQRRRQLAREKYERQQQRREEARRRTRRLTAIISSAVAVVVVIGVVTYVTVGNDDDSDKKAQAAASAPASASPSPSASESAAPEPEVTIDKTAKYSMDVKTDQGDLKFTMDASKTPHTTNSFKYLADKKFFDGTKCHRLVTEGIFVLQCGDPNGDGTGGPGYTIPDENLTALGKAGADGKVTFPAGTVAMANTGQAHTGGSQYFLVYKDSKLPPTYTPFGTMDAASLKAVQEIAKAGVDGGATDGAPKKAVNVSKVTVAKE; encoded by the coding sequence GTGGTCAGCAGCGATCAGCGGCGGCGGCAGCTCGCCCGGGAGAAGTACGAGCGGCAGCAGCAGCGGCGGGAGGAAGCGCGCCGGCGCACGCGGCGGCTCACCGCGATCATCTCCTCCGCGGTTGCCGTGGTTGTCGTCATAGGCGTGGTCACCTACGTGACCGTGGGGAACGACGACGACAGCGACAAGAAGGCCCAGGCCGCCGCGAGCGCGCCCGCGTCCGCGTCGCCGTCGCCGTCCGCCAGCGAGAGCGCGGCGCCCGAGCCCGAGGTCACGATCGACAAGACGGCCAAGTACTCCATGGACGTCAAGACCGACCAGGGCGACCTGAAGTTCACCATGGACGCGTCGAAGACCCCGCACACGACGAACTCGTTCAAGTACCTCGCCGACAAGAAGTTCTTCGACGGTACGAAGTGCCACCGCCTCGTGACGGAGGGCATCTTCGTCCTCCAGTGCGGCGACCCCAACGGCGACGGCACCGGCGGTCCCGGCTACACCATCCCGGACGAGAACCTCACCGCCCTCGGCAAGGCGGGCGCCGACGGCAAGGTGACGTTCCCGGCGGGCACCGTCGCCATGGCCAACACGGGCCAGGCGCACACCGGCGGCAGCCAGTACTTCCTCGTGTACAAGGACTCCAAGCTGCCCCCGACGTACACCCCGTTCGGCACGATGGACGCCGCCTCGCTGAAGGCGGTCCAGGAGATCGCCAAGGCCGGCGTCGACGGCGGTGCCACCGACGGTGCGCCGAAGAAGGCCGTGAACGTGTCGAAGGTGACCGTCGCGAAGGAGTGA
- a CDS encoding adenine phosphoribosyltransferase yields MTTTESVRELLLSRIRDVPDYPKPGVLFKDITPLLADPVAFSALTDVLAELCVKHGATRIVGLEARGFILAAPVAVRAGLGFIPVRKAGKLPGATLRQAYDLEYGTAEIEVHAEDITAGDRIMVIDDVLATGGTAEASLELVRRAGAEVAGVAVLMELGFLDGRSRLEPALQGAPLEALITV; encoded by the coding sequence ATGACCACCACCGAATCCGTCCGGGAGCTGCTGCTCAGCCGCATCCGTGACGTACCCGACTACCCGAAGCCCGGTGTCCTCTTCAAGGACATCACCCCGCTGCTCGCGGACCCGGTCGCCTTCTCGGCGCTGACCGACGTCCTCGCGGAGCTGTGCGTCAAACACGGCGCCACCCGGATCGTCGGCCTCGAAGCGCGCGGGTTCATCCTCGCCGCGCCCGTCGCCGTCCGGGCCGGGCTCGGCTTCATCCCCGTACGCAAGGCCGGAAAGCTGCCCGGAGCGACGCTCCGCCAGGCCTACGACCTCGAGTACGGAACCGCCGAGATCGAGGTGCACGCCGAGGACATCACCGCCGGCGACCGGATCATGGTCATCGACGACGTCCTCGCCACCGGCGGCACCGCCGAAGCCTCGCTGGAACTCGTCCGGCGGGCGGGCGCGGAGGTCGCGGGCGTCGCGGTCCTCATGGAGCTCGGCTTCCTCGACGGCCGCAGCCGTCTGGAGCCCGCCCTCCAGGGGGCTCCGCTGGAGGCACTGATCACCGTCTGA
- the ruvB gene encoding Holliday junction branch migration DNA helicase RuvB, translating to MNWDETGPDTDERAADAAAAYDDRLVTGVADGEDTAVEAALRPKDLDEFVGQEKVREQLDLVLKAARARGATADHVLLSGAPGLGKTTLSMIIAAEMNAPIRITSGPAIQHAGDLAAILSSLQEGEVLFLDEIHRMSRPAEEMLYMAMEDFRVDVIVGKGPGATAIPLELPPFTLVGATTRAGLLPPPLRDRFGFTGHMEFYAPAELERVLHRSAGLLDVAIDTAGAAEIAGRSRGTPRIANRLLRRVRDYAQVKADGVIDRGIAAAALQVYEVDARGLDRLDRAVLGALLKLFGGGPVGLSTLAVAVGEERETVEEVAEPFLVREGLLARTPRGRVATPAAWAHLGLVPPQHGAKGQAGLFGA from the coding sequence ATGAACTGGGACGAGACCGGACCCGACACCGACGAGCGGGCGGCCGACGCGGCGGCGGCGTACGACGACCGGCTGGTCACCGGCGTCGCCGACGGCGAGGACACCGCCGTCGAAGCCGCCCTGCGCCCCAAGGACCTCGACGAGTTCGTGGGTCAGGAGAAGGTCCGCGAACAGCTCGACCTCGTCCTCAAGGCCGCCCGCGCCCGGGGCGCCACCGCCGACCACGTGCTGCTGTCCGGGGCACCCGGTCTCGGCAAGACCACTCTTTCGATGATCATCGCCGCGGAGATGAACGCGCCCATCCGGATCACCTCCGGGCCCGCCATCCAGCACGCGGGCGACCTCGCCGCGATCCTCTCCTCCCTCCAGGAGGGCGAGGTGCTCTTCCTGGACGAGATCCACCGCATGTCCCGGCCCGCCGAGGAGATGCTCTACATGGCGATGGAGGACTTCCGCGTCGACGTCATCGTCGGCAAGGGCCCCGGCGCCACCGCCATTCCCCTCGAACTGCCGCCCTTCACCCTGGTCGGCGCCACCACCCGGGCCGGCCTGCTGCCGCCCCCGCTGAGGGACCGTTTCGGCTTCACCGGCCACATGGAGTTCTACGCCCCCGCCGAGCTGGAACGCGTCCTCCACCGCTCCGCGGGACTCCTCGACGTGGCCATCGACACCGCGGGCGCCGCCGAGATCGCCGGCCGCTCCCGGGGCACCCCCCGCATCGCCAACCGTCTGCTGCGCCGGGTCCGCGACTACGCCCAGGTCAAGGCGGACGGCGTGATCGACCGGGGCATCGCCGCAGCCGCCCTCCAGGTGTACGAAGTCGACGCCCGCGGACTCGACCGGCTCGACCGGGCCGTCCTCGGCGCCCTGCTGAAGCTCTTCGGCGGCGGTCCCGTCGGCCTCTCCACCCTCGCCGTCGCGGTGGGGGAGGAGCGCGAGACGGTCGAGGAGGTCGCCGAGCCCTTCCTCGTACGCGAAGGACTGCTGGCCCGCACCCCGCGCGGAAGGGTGGCCACACCGGCTGCCTGGGCCCATCTGGGACTCGTTCCGCCGCAGCACGGAGCAAAGGGACAAGCAGGCCTGTTCGGGGCGTGA
- the ruvA gene encoding Holliday junction branch migration protein RuvA, with the protein MIAFLSGPVAALSPATAVIEVGGVGMAVQCAPRTLADLRIGQQARLATSLVVREDSLTLYGFADDDERQVFELLQTASGVGPRLAQAMLATHSPDALRQAVSTGDEKALMAVSGIGKKGAQKLLLELKDRLGAPRGAHIGQQAPAAAVADWREQLQAALIGLGYAAREADDAVSAVAPQAEAALADGVRPPVPQLLRAALQTLNRTR; encoded by the coding sequence ATGATCGCCTTCCTCTCCGGCCCGGTGGCCGCCCTCTCCCCGGCCACGGCCGTCATCGAGGTCGGCGGCGTCGGCATGGCCGTCCAGTGCGCCCCGCGCACCCTGGCCGATCTCCGGATCGGCCAGCAGGCCAGGCTCGCCACCTCCCTCGTCGTGCGCGAGGACTCCCTCACGCTCTACGGCTTCGCCGACGACGACGAGCGCCAGGTCTTCGAACTGCTCCAGACCGCCAGCGGAGTCGGCCCCCGGCTCGCCCAGGCCATGCTCGCCACCCACAGCCCCGACGCGCTGCGCCAGGCCGTCTCCACCGGCGACGAGAAAGCCCTGATGGCCGTCTCCGGCATCGGCAAGAAGGGCGCCCAGAAGCTCCTGCTGGAGCTCAAGGACCGGCTCGGCGCCCCCCGCGGCGCCCACATCGGCCAGCAGGCCCCCGCCGCCGCCGTCGCCGACTGGCGCGAGCAGCTCCAGGCCGCCCTGATCGGCCTCGGCTACGCCGCCCGCGAGGCCGACGACGCGGTCTCGGCCGTCGCCCCGCAGGCCGAGGCGGCCCTCGCGGACGGCGTCCGGCCCCCCGTGCCGCAGCTGCTGCGCGCCGCCCTCCAGACCCTCAACCGCACCCGCTGA
- the ruvC gene encoding crossover junction endodeoxyribonuclease RuvC: protein MRVLGVDPGLTRCGVGVVEGVAGRPLTMIGVGVVRTPPEAELGDRLVAIERGIEQWLDAHRPELVAVERVFSQHNVRTVMGTAQASAVAMLCAARRGIPVALHTPSEVKAAVTGSGRADKAQVGAMVTRLLRLDAPPKPADAADALALAICHIWRAPAQNRLQQAVAAHRTLKGRTA, encoded by the coding sequence GTGCGCGTACTCGGCGTGGACCCGGGGCTGACCCGGTGCGGCGTCGGCGTCGTCGAAGGCGTCGCCGGCCGCCCGCTGACCATGATCGGCGTCGGCGTGGTGCGCACCCCGCCCGAAGCCGAGCTCGGCGACCGCCTGGTCGCGATCGAGCGCGGCATCGAGCAGTGGCTCGACGCGCACCGCCCCGAACTCGTCGCCGTCGAGCGTGTGTTCAGCCAGCACAACGTCCGTACGGTCATGGGCACCGCCCAGGCCAGCGCGGTCGCCATGCTCTGCGCCGCCCGGCGCGGCATCCCCGTCGCCCTGCACACCCCCAGCGAGGTCAAGGCCGCCGTCACCGGCTCCGGACGCGCCGACAAGGCGCAGGTCGGCGCCATGGTCACCCGGCTGCTCCGGCTCGACGCCCCGCCCAAACCCGCCGACGCCGCCGACGCCCTCGCGCTCGCGATCTGCCACATCTGGCGGGCCCCCGCGCAGAACCGGCTCCAGCAGGCCGTCGCCGCCCATCGCACGCTGAAAGGCCGCACCGCATGA
- a CDS encoding DUF349 domain-containing protein, translating to MSSDPWGRVDETGTVYVRTSEGEQVVGSWQAGTPEEALAYFERKYEGLVVEIGLLEKRVKTTDLSSKDATAAIDHLRTQVDEHHAVGDLAALRTRLDALVATVDSRREERKVQKAKQTDEAKQAKEKLVAEAEELAQSEQWRSAGERLRALVDTWKGLPRLDRKSDDELWHRFSHARSAFSKRRKAHFASLDAQREEARKVKEKLAAEAESLSGSTEWGDTAARYRDLMTEWKAAGRAQREAEDELWGRFRGAQDVFFAARSATFAERDAEQGENLKLKEELATEAEKLVPVTDLKAARAAFRSINERWEAIGHVPRDARPKVEGRVHAVERALQEAEESEWRRTNPEARARAAGLTGQLQAAVDKLRGQIDTARASGNNARADKLARELEGRQALLDQALKGLEEFGG from the coding sequence GTGAGCAGCGACCCGTGGGGCCGTGTCGACGAGACGGGCACCGTGTACGTGCGTACTTCCGAGGGCGAGCAGGTCGTCGGATCGTGGCAGGCCGGTACGCCCGAGGAGGCGCTGGCCTATTTCGAGCGCAAGTACGAGGGCTTGGTGGTCGAGATCGGCCTCCTCGAAAAGCGGGTGAAGACCACCGACCTGTCGTCCAAGGACGCGACGGCGGCGATCGACCACCTGCGGACGCAGGTCGACGAGCACCACGCCGTGGGTGACCTCGCCGCGCTGCGCACCCGGCTGGACGCGCTCGTCGCGACGGTCGACTCGCGCCGCGAGGAGCGCAAGGTCCAGAAGGCGAAGCAGACCGACGAGGCCAAGCAGGCCAAGGAGAAGCTGGTCGCCGAGGCCGAGGAGCTGGCGCAGAGCGAGCAGTGGCGTTCCGCCGGTGAGCGGCTGCGGGCTCTCGTCGACACGTGGAAGGGCCTGCCGAGGCTCGACCGCAAGTCGGACGACGAGCTGTGGCACCGCTTCTCGCACGCCCGGTCCGCGTTCTCCAAGCGCCGCAAGGCCCACTTCGCCTCGCTGGACGCCCAGCGCGAGGAGGCCCGCAAGGTCAAGGAGAAGCTGGCCGCCGAGGCCGAGTCGCTCTCCGGGTCGACGGAGTGGGGCGACACCGCGGCCCGTTACCGCGATCTGATGACGGAGTGGAAGGCGGCGGGCCGCGCCCAGCGCGAGGCCGAGGACGAGCTGTGGGGCCGTTTCCGCGGCGCCCAGGACGTCTTCTTCGCCGCCCGCAGCGCGACCTTCGCCGAGCGGGACGCGGAGCAGGGCGAGAACCTCAAGCTCAAGGAGGAGCTCGCCACCGAGGCCGAGAAGCTGGTGCCGGTGACGGACCTCAAGGCGGCCCGTGCGGCCTTCCGGTCCATCAACGAGCGCTGGGAGGCCATCGGTCACGTGCCGCGCGACGCCCGGCCGAAGGTCGAGGGCCGGGTGCACGCCGTGGAGCGGGCGCTCCAGGAGGCCGAGGAGTCGGAGTGGCGCCGGACCAACCCGGAGGCGCGTGCGCGTGCCGCTGGGCTGACCGGTCAGCTCCAGGCCGCCGTGGACAAGCTGCGCGGCCAGATCGACACCGCCCGCGCCTCGGGCAACAACGCCCGTGCCGACAAGCTCGCCCGCGAGCTCGAAGGCCGGCAGGCGCTGCTCGACCAGGCGCTGAAGGGCCTGGAGGAGTTCGGCGGCTGA
- a CDS encoding RelA/SpoT family protein, protein MPDEANAAGAPQPEKPAAGSAAPSPAGETPGGPGTPPAAPDATGPEKRPAPALPAPPASKNPARPVKPATPAGQPARTGGSSNRVRARLARLGVQRSSPYNPVLEPLLRTVRQNDPKIETATLRQIERAYQVAERWHRGQKRKSGDPYITHPLAVTTILAELGMDPATLMAGLLHDTVEDTEYGLDTLRRDFGDQVALLVDGVTKLDKVKFGEAAQAETVRKMVVAMAKDPRVLVIKLADRLHNMRTMRYLKREKQEKKARETLEIYAPLAHRLGMNTIKWELEDLAFAILYPKMYDEIVRLVAERAPKRDEYLAIVTDEVQSDLRAARIKATVTGRPKHYYSVYQKMIVRGRDFAEIYDLVGIRVLVDTVRDCYAALGTVHARWNPVPGRFKDYIAMPKFNMYQSLHTTVIGPSGKPVELQIRTFDMHRRAEYGIAAHWKYKQEAVAGASKVRTDVPKSTSGGRSQDTVNDMAWLRQLLDWQKETEDPSEFLESLRFDLSRNEVFVFTPKGDVIALPAGATPVDFAYAVHTEVGHRTIGARVNGRLVPLESTLDNGDLVEVFTSKAAGAGPSRDWLGFVKSPRARNKIRAWFSKERRDEAIEQGKDAIARAMRKQNLPIQRILTGDSLVTLAHEMRYPDISSLYAAIGEGHVTAAGVVQKLVQALGGEDAANEDLAESAPPSRGRSKRRANNDPGVVVKGVDDVWVKLARCCTPVPGDPIIGFVTRGSGVSVHRADCVNVESLSQQPERILDVEWAATQSSVFLVAIQVEALDRSRLLSDVTRVLSDQHVNILSAAVQTSRDRVATSRFTFEMGDPKHLGHVLKAVRGVEGVYDVYRVTSARRP, encoded by the coding sequence TTGCCAGACGAGGCCAACGCAGCCGGAGCGCCGCAGCCGGAGAAGCCCGCGGCGGGTTCCGCCGCGCCCTCTCCCGCGGGCGAGACCCCCGGGGGACCCGGGACGCCGCCCGCCGCACCGGACGCCACCGGGCCCGAGAAACGGCCCGCTCCCGCCCTTCCGGCGCCGCCCGCCTCGAAGAACCCGGCCAGGCCCGTGAAGCCGGCCACCCCCGCGGGTCAGCCCGCCCGCACCGGCGGCTCCTCCAACCGGGTACGCGCCCGCCTCGCCCGACTGGGCGTACAGCGCTCCAGCCCGTACAACCCGGTCCTGGAACCCCTGCTGCGCACCGTGCGGCAGAACGACCCCAAGATCGAGACGGCCACGCTCCGGCAGATCGAGCGGGCCTACCAGGTCGCCGAGCGCTGGCACCGGGGGCAGAAGCGCAAGAGCGGCGACCCGTACATCACGCACCCGCTCGCGGTCACCACGATCCTCGCCGAGCTGGGCATGGATCCGGCCACCCTGATGGCGGGGCTGCTGCACGACACCGTCGAGGACACCGAGTACGGCCTGGACACCCTGCGCCGCGACTTCGGCGACCAGGTCGCGCTGCTCGTCGACGGCGTGACCAAGCTGGACAAGGTGAAGTTCGGCGAGGCCGCCCAGGCCGAGACCGTCCGCAAGATGGTCGTCGCGATGGCCAAGGACCCCCGCGTCCTCGTCATCAAGCTCGCCGACCGGCTGCACAACATGCGCACCATGCGGTACCTCAAGCGGGAGAAGCAGGAGAAGAAGGCCCGCGAGACGCTGGAGATCTACGCTCCGCTCGCCCACCGCCTGGGCATGAACACCATCAAGTGGGAGCTGGAGGACCTCGCCTTCGCGATCCTCTACCCGAAGATGTACGACGAGATCGTCCGTCTCGTCGCCGAGCGCGCGCCCAAGCGCGACGAGTACCTCGCCATAGTGACCGACGAGGTCCAGTCCGACCTGCGGGCCGCGCGCATCAAGGCCACCGTCACCGGCCGCCCGAAGCACTACTACAGCGTCTACCAGAAGATGATCGTGCGAGGCCGTGACTTCGCCGAGATCTACGACCTGGTGGGCATCCGCGTCCTCGTGGACACCGTCCGCGACTGCTATGCGGCACTCGGCACCGTGCACGCGCGATGGAACCCGGTCCCCGGCCGGTTCAAGGACTACATCGCGATGCCCAAGTTCAACATGTACCAGTCGCTGCACACCACGGTCATCGGCCCCAGCGGCAAGCCCGTCGAACTCCAGATCCGTACGTTCGACATGCACCGCCGCGCCGAGTACGGCATCGCCGCGCACTGGAAGTACAAGCAGGAGGCCGTCGCCGGGGCGTCCAAGGTCCGCACCGACGTGCCCAAGAGCACCAGCGGCGGACGCAGCCAGGACACCGTCAACGACATGGCGTGGCTGCGCCAGCTCCTGGACTGGCAGAAGGAGACCGAGGACCCCAGCGAGTTCCTGGAGTCCCTCCGCTTCGACCTCTCGCGCAACGAGGTCTTCGTCTTCACGCCCAAGGGCGACGTGATAGCGCTGCCGGCCGGTGCGACCCCCGTCGACTTCGCGTACGCCGTCCACACCGAGGTCGGCCACCGGACGATAGGAGCGCGCGTCAACGGGCGGCTCGTACCGCTCGAATCGACGCTCGACAACGGCGACCTGGTGGAGGTCTTCACCTCCAAGGCGGCCGGCGCCGGACCCTCCCGGGACTGGCTCGGCTTCGTCAAGTCGCCCCGGGCAAGGAACAAGATCCGCGCCTGGTTCTCCAAGGAGCGCCGCGACGAGGCCATCGAGCAGGGCAAGGACGCCATCGCCCGCGCGATGCGCAAGCAGAACCTGCCGATCCAGCGCATCCTGACCGGCGACTCCCTGGTCACCCTCGCGCACGAGATGCGCTACCCCGACATCTCGTCGCTGTACGCGGCGATCGGCGAGGGCCACGTCACCGCCGCCGGTGTCGTGCAGAAGCTGGTGCAGGCCCTCGGCGGCGAGGACGCCGCCAACGAGGACCTCGCCGAGAGCGCGCCGCCCTCGCGCGGCCGGAGCAAGCGCCGGGCGAACAACGACCCCGGGGTCGTCGTCAAGGGCGTCGACGACGTCTGGGTCAAGCTGGCCCGCTGCTGCACCCCCGTGCCCGGAGACCCCATCATCGGGTTCGTCACCCGGGGCAGCGGCGTCTCGGTGCACCGCGCGGACTGCGTGAACGTCGAGTCGCTGTCGCAGCAGCCGGAGCGCATCCTCGACGTCGAGTGGGCGGCGACCCAGTCCTCCGTCTTCCTGGTCGCCATCCAGGTCGAGGCGCTGGACCGCTCGCGGCTCCTCTCGGACGTCACCCGCGTCCTGTCCGACCAGCACGTCAACATCTTGTCGGCGGCCGTGCAGACCTCCCGCGACCGGGTGGCCACCTCCCGGTTCACCTTCGAGATGGGCGACCCGAAGCACCTGGGCCACGTCCTGAAGGCCGTACGCGGCGTGGAGGGCGTCTACGACGTCTACCGCGTCACCTCGGCCCGGCGGCCGTGA
- the yajC gene encoding preprotein translocase subunit YajC produces MSLQLLLPVILIFGVMFMMTRSQKKKQEAASQMRNEMQPGTGVRTIGGMYATVKEIQEDTVLLEVAPGVHAVYAKNAIGAVLDDAEYNRIVHGDTEELDSPSVPDDASSLTDGDEKIDLEKKSVADDSDAEAKDVEAKDTKDDGDTGAK; encoded by the coding sequence GTGAGTCTCCAGCTTCTTCTCCCCGTGATCCTGATCTTCGGCGTCATGTTCATGATGACCCGGTCCCAAAAGAAGAAGCAGGAGGCTGCTTCCCAGATGCGCAACGAGATGCAGCCGGGGACCGGCGTCCGCACGATCGGTGGCATGTACGCCACGGTCAAGGAGATCCAGGAGGACACCGTCCTCCTCGAGGTCGCTCCCGGCGTCCACGCGGTCTACGCGAAGAACGCCATCGGCGCCGTCCTGGACGACGCGGAGTACAACCGCATCGTCCACGGCGACACCGAGGAGCTCGACTCCCCGAGCGTTCCGGACGACGCCTCCTCGCTCACCGACGGCGACGAGAAGATCGACCTGGAGAAGAAGTCCGTGGCCGACGACTCCGACGCCGAGGCGAAGGACGTCGAGGCGAAGGACACCAAGGACGACGGCGACACCGGCGCGAAGTAG
- the secF gene encoding protein translocase subunit SecF gives MSRLGSIGARLYRGELGYDFIGKRKIWYGVSILITITAILGLAVGGLNMGIEFKGGAVFTTDSKAKISTSQAQEAAVKASGHEAIVQELGNGGLRIQITEVDTAKADGIKTQLSDDLGIPASKINADLVGPSWGEQIANKAWTGLGIFMVLVVVYLAIAFEWRMAVAALVALIHDITITVGVYALVGFEVTPGTVIGLLTILGYSLYDTVVVFDSLKEGQKGITKQTRFTYSEIANKSINGTLVRSINTTVVALLPVAGLLFIGGGVLGAGMLNDISLSLFVGLAAGAYSSIFIATPLVADLKEREPQMKALTKRVLAKRAAAAAKGESEDDDEPQDTVTAGAGAGSSASVIGQRREPGGSNGRGQGKRR, from the coding sequence ATGTCGCGACTCGGCAGCATCGGCGCCCGGCTCTACCGAGGCGAGCTCGGCTACGACTTCATCGGTAAGCGCAAGATCTGGTACGGCGTCTCGATCCTGATCACCATCACGGCCATCCTCGGCCTGGCGGTCGGCGGCCTGAACATGGGCATCGAGTTCAAGGGCGGCGCGGTCTTCACGACCGACAGCAAGGCCAAGATCTCCACCTCCCAGGCCCAGGAAGCGGCCGTCAAGGCCTCCGGCCACGAGGCGATCGTGCAGGAGCTCGGCAACGGCGGTCTGCGCATCCAGATCACCGAGGTCGACACCGCCAAGGCCGACGGCATCAAGACCCAGCTCTCCGACGACCTCGGCATCCCCGCGTCGAAGATCAACGCCGACCTGGTCGGCCCGAGCTGGGGCGAGCAGATCGCCAACAAGGCCTGGACGGGCCTCGGGATCTTCATGGTCCTCGTGGTGGTCTACCTGGCCATCGCCTTCGAGTGGCGGATGGCCGTCGCCGCCCTCGTGGCGCTGATCCACGACATCACCATCACGGTCGGTGTCTACGCCCTGGTCGGCTTCGAGGTCACCCCGGGCACCGTGATCGGTCTGCTCACCATCCTCGGTTACTCCCTCTACGACACGGTCGTCGTCTTCGACTCCCTCAAGGAGGGCCAGAAGGGGATCACCAAGCAGACCCGGTTCACGTACAGCGAGATCGCCAACAAGTCGATCAACGGCACGCTGGTGCGTTCCATCAACACCACCGTGGTCGCGCTCCTCCCCGTCGCCGGTCTGCTCTTCATCGGTGGCGGCGTCCTCGGCGCCGGCATGCTGAACGACATCTCGCTGTCGCTGTTCGTCGGTCTCGCGGCCGGCGCGTACTCCTCGATCTTCATCGCCACGCCGCTCGTGGCCGATCTCAAGGAGCGCGAGCCGCAGATGAAGGCGCTCACCAAGCGCGTTCTCGCCAAGCGGGCCGCCGCCGCGGCCAAGGGCGAGTCCGAGGACGACGACGAGCCGCAGGACACCGTCACCGCGGGCGCCGGAGCCGGCTCCTCCGCCTCGGTGATCGGGCAGCGTCGCGAGCCCGGTGGCAGCAACGGCCGCGGTCAGGGGAAGCGTCGATGA